The following proteins are co-located in the Terriglobales bacterium genome:
- a CDS encoding YraN family protein — MLLRFTIRALDRLTTRLGRAPEIAPHLAFGARGEDEAYFYLRKLGFTIIARDYRSPRRPGDIDLIAFEKETLCFIEVKTRASRKFLPAEAAVDEEKRATLSSLSREYLRQYAHAQGKQPPHRFDVISVYIESNDDSSGSTDITLFRNAFTMS; from the coding sequence ATGCTGCTTCGCTTCACCATCCGCGCCCTCGACCGTCTAACCACGCGCCTCGGGCGTGCTCCCGAAATCGCGCCGCACCTCGCCTTCGGAGCGCGCGGCGAAGATGAAGCCTACTTCTATCTGCGAAAGCTTGGCTTCACGATCATTGCCCGCGACTATCGCTCTCCCCGCCGTCCAGGCGATATCGATCTGATTGCGTTTGAGAAGGAAACACTCTGCTTCATCGAGGTCAAGACTCGCGCGAGTCGCAAGTTTTTGCCCGCCGAAGCTGCCGTCGACGAAGAGAAGCGGGCGACGCTCTCTTCGCTCTCCCGCGAGTACCTGCGTCAGTACGCTCACGCGCAGGGCAAACAGCCGCCTCATCGCTTCGACGTAATTAGTGTTTATATCGAAAGTAATGATGATTCCAGCGGTTCTACCGATATCACCCTGTTCAGGAATGCTTTTACCATGTCATAA